Proteins co-encoded in one Populus trichocarpa isolate Nisqually-1 chromosome 10, P.trichocarpa_v4.1, whole genome shotgun sequence genomic window:
- the LOC7475538 gene encoding heavy metal-associated isoprenylated plant protein 20 yields the protein MGALDDLSDYLSDLFTVARKKRKRKPMQTVDIKVKMDCDGCERRVKNSVSSMKGVKSVEVNRKQSRVTVSGNVEPNKVLKKVKSTGKRAEFWPYVPYNLVAYPYAAQAYDKKAPAGYVKNVVQALPSPNATDERFTSMFSDENPNACSIM from the exons ATGGGTGCTCTTGACGATCTCTCAGATTACCTCTCAGACTTGTTTACAGTTGCcaggaagaagaggaaaagaaaaccaaTGCAG aCAGTTGATATCAAAGTGAAGATGGATTGTGATGGCTGTGAAAGGAGGGTTAAAAATTCTGTTTCCTCCATGAAGG gtgTTAAATCAGTAGAAGTGAACAGAAAGCAAAGCCGGGTGACAGTCAGCGGGAATGTTGAGCCAAACAAGGTCTTGAAGAAAGTGAAGAGCACAGGAAAGAGGGCTGAGTTTTGGCCATATGTCCCATACAACTTGGTGGCTTATCCTTATGCTGCTCAAGCCTATGATAAGAAAGCACCTGCAGGCTATGTGAAGAATGTGGTTCAGGCACTTCCGAGCCCCAACGCAACAGATGAAAGATTTACATCTATGTTTAGCGATGAGAACCCGAATGCATGTTCCATCATGTAG
- the LOC7459793 gene encoding uncharacterized protein LOC7459793, with the protein MLSLSAAPTTAAPAAKLSRVPSAALHQKTTSAAFFSQKVQLNSLRSSCSAIKSMADSQTISVPKNEQQSPASGKKQALISLSDKKDLAFLGTGLEQLGYTIVSTGGTASALEGAGVSVTKVEQLTLFPEMLDGRVKTLHPHIHGGILARRDQKHHMEALSEHGIGSFDVVVVNLYPFYDKVTSTGGIEFEDGIENIDIGGPAMIRAAAKNHKDVLIVVDNEDYPGLLEFLKGDRDDQQFRRKLAWKAFQHCASYDSAVSEWLWKQTMGDKFPPSFTVPLELKSSLRYGENPHQNAAFYVDKSISEVNAGGIATAIQHHGKEMSYNNYLDADAAWNCVSEFQNPTCVIVKHTNPCGVASRGDILEAYRLAVKGDPVSAFGGIVAFNIEVDEALAKEIREFRSPTDGETRMFYEIVVAPKYTKKGLEILRGKSKTLRILEAKSNEKGKLSLRQVGGGWLAQDSDDLTPQDIQFNVVSDKSPAESELHDAEFAWLCAKHVKSNAIVIAKNNCMLGMGSGQPNRLESLRISMRKAGDEVKGAALASDAFFPFAWNDAVEEACEAGIGVIAEPGGSIRDKDAIECCNKYGVSLLFTNVRHFRH; encoded by the exons ATGTTAAGCTTGTCTGCTGCTCCCACCACAGCCGCCCCCGCCGCTAAGCTTTCTCGTGTCCCCTCCGCTGCACTTCACCAAAAAACTACTTCCGCTGCTTTTTTCTCCCAAAAG GTTCAGCTGAACTCGCTGCGATCGAGCTGCAGTGCAATCAAATCCATGGCTGATTCTCAAACTATTTCAGTACCGAAGAACGAGCAACAATCCCCTGCTTCTG GCAAGAAGCAAGCACTGATATCTTTATCAGACAAAAAGGACCTGGCTTTTCTCGGTACTGGGTTAGAACAATTAGG GTACACGATAGTTTCAACAGGAGGAACAGCATCTGCTTTGGAAGGTGCTGGAGTTTCTGTCACTAAAGTAGAACAGCTTACCCTTTTCCCCGAAATG CTTGACGGTCGTGTGAAAACTTTACACCCCCACATACATGGTGGTATTCTTGCTAGAAGGGACCAAAAACATCATATGGAAGCTCTCAGTGAACATGGAATTG GTAGCTTTGACGTGGTGGTGGTGAACTTGTACCCCTTTTATGATAAAGTTACTTCAACTGGAGGAATTGAGTTTGAGGATGGAATTGAGAACATTGATATTGGTGGCCCTGCCATGATCAGAGCTGCTGCAAAG AACCATAAGGATGTCTTAATTGTTGTTGATAATGAAGACTACCCTGGACTTCTGGAATTTCTTAAAGGAGATCGGGATGACCAACAGTTCCGAAGAAAGCTTGCTTGGAAGGCTTTTCAACATTGTGCTTCCTATGATTCTGCAGTTTCAGAATGGCTATGGAAACAAACTATGGGAG ATAAATTCCCTCCCAGCTTCACAGTACCTCTTGAGCTTAAGAGTTCGCTTCGTTATGGTGAAAATCCTCATCAAAATGCTGCATTTTACGTTGACAAGAGTATTTCTGAAGTAAACGCTGGTGGTATTGCAACAGCTATCCAACATCATGGGAAG GAGATGTCATATAACAACTACTTGGATGCTGATGCAGCTTGGAATTGTGTGTCAGAGTTTCAGAACCCTACATGTGTAATTGTAAAACATACAAATCCCTGTGGGGTAGCTTCTCGGGGTGATATTCTTGAAGCTTATAGGTTGGCTGTGAAAGGAGATCCAGTGAGTGCATTTGGTGGTATTGTAGCCTTTAACATAGAAGTTGATGAG GCCCTTGCTAAGGAGATTAGGGAGTTCAGAAGCCCAACAGATGGTGAAACCCGGATGTTTTATGAGATTGTTGTTGCTCCCAAATATACAAAGAAGGGACTCGAGATCCTCCGTGGCAAATCGAAGACACTGAGGATCCTGGAGGCAAAAAGTAATGAGAAAGGAAAGCTTTCACTAAGACAAGTCGGTGGTGGATGGTTAGCTCAGGATTCAGATGATCTTACCCCCCAAGACATCCAATTTAATGTTGTGTCTGACAAGTCTCCAGCAGAAAGTGAGCTTCATGATGCAGAGTTTGCATGGCTGTGCGCGAAGCATGTTAAGAGCAATGCCATTGTAATTGCAAAG AATAACTGTATGCTAGGCATGGGAAGCGGGCAGCCAAACCGTTTAGAAAGCTTGAGAATATCCATGAGGAAAGCAGGAGATGAGGTCAAGGGAGCTGCTTTGGCCAGCGACGCATTCTTTCCTTTTG CTTGGAACGATGCAGTGGAGGAGGCATGTGAAGCTGGCATTGGTGTTATTGCAGAGCCTGGTGGTAGCATCAGGGATAAGGACGCGATAGAATGCTGCAACAAGTATGGAGTTTCACTGCTTTTCACCAATGTGAGGCACTTTAGGCACTGA
- the LOC7459792 gene encoding heavy metal-associated isoprenylated plant protein 37, whose product MTKEDDFKLLKIQTCVLKVNIHCDGCKQKVKKHLQRIEGVYQVNIDAEQQKVTVSGTVDTATLIKKLVRAGKHAEVWSQKSNQKQNNNCIKDDKSNKSQKQGLVKGLEAFKNQQKFPVFSSEEDDDYLDDEEDDDGDDLGFLGPSQLGLLRQHIMDANKAKKGIGAIPPASNNGNEMKNLVNGNAGKKGNPNQNMGMKVNPGGIDQKTMAALQMKNAQLGGGNISAGEGKRGNDTSTMMNLAGFRGNDANVSNATAAIAALGGNPNGLGLQVQSNNNGHQGPSAAAAAGFPTGGYSTGQYPSSMLMNMTGQNHPASMMMNMQNRNGMQQPQMNMTGQNHPASMMMNMQNRNGLQHPQMMYHRSPYNPPTTGYCYNPHPHPYADPHLAHPYAEQPNYNGDFSAAASTEMFSDESTSSCSIM is encoded by the exons ATGACCAAAGAAGATGACTTTAAGCTCCTCAAGATccag ACTTGTGTTCTCAAAGTGAACATACACTGTGATGGGTGTAAGCAGAAAGTAAAGAAACACCTTCAGAGGATTGAAG GAGTTTACCAAGTAAACATAGATGCCGAGCAACAAAAAGTCACAGTTTCAGGTACTGTAGATACCGCAACTTTGATCAAGAAACTAGTCAGAGCTGGGAAACATGCTGAGGTTTGGTCCCAAAAGtccaatcaaaaacaaaataacaactGCATCAAAGATGACAAGAGCAATAAAAGTCAAAAGCAAGGCTTGGTCAAGGGCCTCGAGGCCTTCAAGAACCAGCAGAAATTCCCTGTATTCAGCtctgaagaagatgatgactatcttgatgatgaagaagatgatgatgggGATGACCTCGGATTTCTTGGACCAAGCCAACTGGGTCTTCTCAGGCAGCATATCATGGATGCAAACAAAGCAAAGAAAGGTATCGGTGCCATTCCTCCAGCTTCTAACAAtggtaatgaaatgaaaaatcttgTAAATGGGAATGCTGGAAAGAAAGGAAACCCAAATCAGAATATGGGAATGAAGGTCAATCCAGGGGGGATAGATCAGAAAACCATGGCAGCATTGCAAATGAAAAATGCCCAATTAGGTGGTGGAAACATCAGTGCTGGGGAGGGCAAAAGGGGAAATGACACTAGTACCATGATGAACCTTGCTGGTTTTCGTGGAAATGATGCTAATGTCAGCAATGCTACAGCTGCTATTGCTGCATTAGGAGGTAATCCCAACGGTCTAGGGTTGCAAGTTCAATCCAATAATAACGGGCATCAAGGACCTTCTGCAGCAGCGGCAGCGGGATTCCCGACTGGTGGATATAGCACAGGTCAGTACCCATCATCCATGCTGATGAACATGACTGGGCAAAACCATCCAGCATCAATGATGATGAACATGCAAAACAGGAATGGCATGCAACAACCCCAGATGAACATGACTGGGCAAAACCATCCAGCATCAATGATGATGAACATGCAAAACAGGAATGGCTTGCAACACCCCCAGATGATGTATCACAGGTCTCCTTATAATCCACCGACCACTGGTTATTGCTACAACCCTCACCCTCACCCCTACGCTGACCCTCACCTAGCTCACCCCTACGCTGAACAACCTAATTATAATGGCGATTTCTCTGCTGCAGCATCAACAGAAATGTTCAGTGATGAGAGCACTAGCAGCTGTTCCATAATGTAA